In a single window of the Blastopirellula marina genome:
- a CDS encoding class I SAM-dependent methyltransferase: MDSLRRAQLYDLRTRYIVDDLPAISSLIGSVTSALEVGCGTGRILSYLARQQPNVQWCGIDLDASKISVARQRLAVEGPGVKLVQGDFLSTEELPKVDAILFGFNVLAEFLGVATRIAALRKARATLAPGGRVIVVCHAHNFADWAQRSKQHASRIWDDQLGQWDLTIDCVRDLPRQSSVCSITYVGETETVHDVYEVALLTRNELLAYYEAAGLTLTQEYGDYHFGPLTEESTVWLHVLAAR, encoded by the coding sequence ATGGATTCTCTGCGACGTGCTCAGCTATACGATCTGCGGACTCGCTACATTGTCGATGACTTGCCGGCGATCTCGTCGCTAATTGGTTCCGTCACGAGTGCGTTGGAAGTGGGTTGCGGCACGGGACGAATTCTTTCGTACTTGGCACGCCAGCAGCCCAACGTTCAGTGGTGCGGGATCGACTTGGATGCCTCCAAGATCTCGGTGGCGAGGCAACGGCTCGCGGTGGAAGGCCCGGGCGTGAAATTGGTCCAGGGTGACTTTCTCAGCACCGAGGAACTGCCGAAGGTCGATGCGATCCTATTCGGGTTCAATGTCCTCGCGGAATTTCTTGGAGTCGCGACGCGCATCGCCGCTTTGCGAAAGGCCCGAGCCACGCTTGCCCCTGGTGGCCGAGTAATCGTTGTCTGTCATGCACACAACTTCGCTGATTGGGCACAGCGAAGTAAGCAGCACGCGTCCCGAATCTGGGACGATCAATTGGGACAATGGGATCTGACGATTGATTGCGTCCGCGACCTGCCACGTCAATCTTCGGTCTGTTCGATTACCTATGTCGGGGAAACCGAAACCGTACACGACGTTTACGAAGTCGCACTGCTAACCCGCAACGAACTGCTGGCTTATTACGAAGCGGCTGGGTTAACGTTGACGCAGGAGTACGGCGACTACCATTTTGGGCCGTTAACCGAAGAGAGCACGGTTTGGCTTCATGTCCTAGCGGCTCGCTAA
- a CDS encoding ArsR/SmtB family transcription factor: MSAALEERLDRTLTALADPTRRAILQHLSRGETRVTDLAKPFDISLNSVSKHIRVLERAELVMRRKDGREHWLSFNRKPLDEAAAWIEKQRAFWTTALDNLERELNKPES; encoded by the coding sequence ATGTCTGCGGCTTTGGAAGAACGACTCGATCGCACGTTGACGGCGCTGGCCGATCCAACACGGCGTGCCATTTTGCAGCACTTGTCGCGGGGGGAAACCCGCGTCACTGATCTCGCGAAGCCGTTTGACATCTCTCTCAATTCCGTATCGAAGCATATTCGTGTTTTGGAACGTGCCGAGTTGGTTATGCGGCGTAAAGATGGCCGAGAGCATTGGCTTTCGTTCAATCGAAAACCGCTAGACGAAGCAGCCGCGTGGATCGAGAAGCAGCGGGCGTTCTGGACCACCGCACTTGATAACTTGGAACGTGAACTCAATAAGCCTGAATCGTAG
- the leuS gene encoding leucine--tRNA ligase produces MPRYNPAQIEPKWQKYWEENQTFRSPEFPQGEKLYVLDMFPYPSGAGLHVGHPEGYTATDIVCRLARMQGKSVLHPMGFDSFGLPAEEYAIRTNTHPRITTEKNIGEFVRQLKMIGFSYDWERQIATTDVDYFRWTQWIFLVLFDTWYDQDAGKGRPIAELPIPEDVKAEGADAVRAYQDEHRLAYVSEAPVNWCPELGTVLANEEVIDGKSERGGHPVQRLPLRQWMLRITSYAERLESDLDTLDWSDSIKQLQRNWIGRSTGAEVDFFLGSEDEFTPWEIERKKAGYPRKPGNDVLRVYTTRPDTLFGATYMVIAPEHPLVDQLMTSDQAATVKTYCEAAAFKSDLERTELAKEKTGVFSGSYAVNPVSGKPVPIWIADYVLASYGTGAIMAVPAHDDRDFEFAQKFDIPIIAVVDPGEKSDVDRDAVLAGTACATFDGIAINSGKYDGMKTSDVKAQIALDLEQAGVGREATNFKLRDWLFSRQRFWGEPFPILKELDENGEPNGKIRAVPVDQLPVDLPHIEDYKPLGRPEPPLEKADEEWLYPVIDGVRYKRETNTMPQWAGSCWYYLRFIDPQNDTVFVDADKEKAWMPVDLYIGGAEHAVLHLLYARFWHKVLFDRGYVSTKEPFQKLINQGMILGEIEFTGYQRDDGSWIGSNEVKRQDDAYSDVSGNVVNAAKLTEADILKKGDGFVLKADESIRIDARAFKMSKSRGNVVNPDVVVRDYGADSLRLYEMFMGPLEATKPWAMDGVKGVRGFLDRAWRMIVDHNTEEITLNAAVQDVEPTEEQNKTIHRTLKSVTQDLANLSFNTVIARLMEFTNFFTKESTRPKKAMETFALMLSPLAPHLAEEFWQILGHEETLAYEAWPKFVESYTKDNEVEVPVQIMGKVRGRITVPADIKKDDLEALAKADSRVQELLEGKQIVKTIVVPGRLVNFVVK; encoded by the coding sequence ATGCCCCGTTACAACCCGGCCCAGATCGAACCGAAATGGCAAAAATATTGGGAGGAGAACCAAACATTCCGTAGTCCAGAGTTTCCGCAAGGGGAAAAGCTGTACGTACTGGATATGTTCCCCTACCCTAGTGGTGCTGGGCTTCACGTGGGGCACCCGGAAGGTTACACGGCAACCGATATCGTCTGTCGCTTGGCACGAATGCAGGGCAAGAGCGTCCTCCATCCGATGGGCTTCGATTCGTTCGGCTTGCCCGCAGAAGAGTATGCGATCCGCACCAATACCCACCCAAGGATTACCACCGAGAAGAACATCGGCGAATTCGTCCGTCAGCTGAAAATGATTGGGTTCAGCTACGATTGGGAGCGTCAGATCGCCACCACCGACGTCGACTACTTCCGCTGGACTCAATGGATCTTCTTGGTCCTCTTCGATACCTGGTACGACCAAGATGCTGGCAAAGGGCGCCCCATCGCCGAACTTCCGATTCCGGAAGACGTGAAAGCGGAAGGTGCTGATGCCGTCCGTGCTTATCAGGACGAGCATCGCTTGGCCTACGTCAGCGAAGCCCCAGTCAACTGGTGCCCGGAACTTGGCACCGTGCTGGCCAATGAAGAAGTGATCGACGGTAAGAGCGAGCGTGGCGGTCACCCAGTCCAGCGGTTGCCCCTTCGTCAGTGGATGTTGCGAATCACCTCGTATGCGGAACGTTTGGAGAGTGACCTCGACACGCTCGACTGGTCCGATAGCATCAAGCAACTTCAGCGGAATTGGATTGGTCGCAGCACCGGAGCGGAAGTCGACTTCTTCTTGGGTTCCGAAGACGAATTCACCCCGTGGGAGATCGAACGCAAGAAGGCAGGCTATCCGCGTAAGCCAGGCAACGATGTATTGCGTGTTTACACCACGCGGCCAGATACGTTGTTCGGGGCGACCTACATGGTGATTGCTCCAGAACACCCGTTAGTCGATCAATTGATGACCAGCGACCAAGCCGCCACGGTCAAGACGTACTGCGAAGCGGCCGCTTTCAAATCAGATTTGGAACGCACCGAATTGGCAAAGGAGAAAACAGGCGTTTTCTCCGGCTCGTACGCTGTGAATCCAGTTAGCGGCAAGCCAGTGCCGATTTGGATTGCGGACTACGTGCTTGCCAGTTACGGCACCGGGGCAATCATGGCCGTGCCGGCCCATGATGATCGTGACTTTGAGTTCGCTCAAAAGTTCGACATTCCCATCATCGCCGTGGTCGACCCAGGCGAAAAGAGCGACGTCGATCGCGACGCGGTCCTTGCCGGTACTGCTTGTGCAACGTTCGATGGCATAGCGATCAATTCTGGTAAGTACGACGGAATGAAAACGTCGGACGTCAAGGCGCAGATCGCCCTCGACTTGGAACAAGCAGGTGTCGGACGCGAAGCCACTAACTTCAAACTTCGTGACTGGTTGTTCAGTCGTCAGCGATTCTGGGGCGAACCGTTCCCAATCCTCAAAGAGTTGGACGAGAACGGCGAACCCAACGGGAAGATCCGTGCGGTGCCGGTCGATCAACTGCCGGTAGACTTGCCACATATCGAAGACTATAAGCCGCTTGGCCGACCTGAACCGCCACTCGAGAAAGCGGACGAAGAGTGGTTGTACCCCGTGATCGACGGTGTGCGCTACAAGCGGGAAACTAACACGATGCCGCAATGGGCTGGTTCGTGCTGGTATTACTTGCGATTCATCGATCCGCAAAACGATACCGTCTTCGTCGACGCCGATAAAGAAAAAGCCTGGATGCCGGTCGATCTCTACATCGGTGGGGCTGAACATGCGGTGTTGCACCTGTTGTATGCCCGCTTCTGGCACAAGGTGCTTTTCGATCGTGGCTATGTTTCGACAAAAGAGCCTTTCCAGAAATTGATCAACCAAGGCATGATCCTGGGCGAGATCGAGTTCACCGGCTACCAGCGCGACGACGGAAGTTGGATCGGCAGCAACGAAGTGAAGCGACAAGACGACGCCTACAGCGACGTCAGCGGAAATGTCGTAAACGCTGCGAAGCTTACCGAAGCTGACATCTTGAAGAAGGGTGACGGTTTCGTACTGAAAGCCGATGAAAGCATCCGAATCGATGCCCGCGCCTTCAAGATGTCAAAAAGTCGCGGCAACGTCGTCAATCCCGATGTTGTCGTAAGAGACTACGGTGCGGACAGCCTTCGCTTGTACGAGATGTTCATGGGGCCGTTGGAAGCGACCAAGCCATGGGCAATGGATGGCGTGAAGGGTGTGCGCGGCTTTCTGGACCGAGCCTGGCGGATGATCGTTGATCACAACACCGAAGAGATCACGCTCAACGCGGCCGTTCAAGATGTCGAGCCAACTGAAGAGCAGAACAAGACGATTCACCGCACCCTTAAGAGCGTAACTCAGGACTTGGCAAACCTCAGCTTCAACACGGTGATCGCTCGGTTGATGGAGTTCACCAACTTCTTCACCAAGGAGTCGACCCGCCCGAAGAAAGCGATGGAGACGTTTGCGTTGATGCTGTCCCCCTTGGCTCCTCACCTGGCCGAAGAATTTTGGCAAATTTTGGGACACGAAGAAACGTTGGCCTACGAGGCTTGGCCGAAGTTTGTTGAATCGTACACCAAAGACAACGAGGTCGAGGTGCCGGTTCAGATTATGGGAAAAGTTCGCGGCCGTATTACCGTTCCTGCCGACATTAAGAAGGACGATCTTGAAGCTCTTGCCAAGGCGGACTCACGCGTCCAAGAACTTCTCGAAGGGAAACAAATCGTAAAAACGATTGTCGTACCGGGACGGCTCGTAAATTTCGTAGTGAAATGA
- a CDS encoding SRPBCC family protein produces the protein MNEKIDPVVKTKMLFRVPVDRLFEAIVNPEITTRFWFTHSSGPLVAGEMVTWEWRMFGVATRVEVLQIEPSQKVVMTWGESGKRSTVEWDFTKHGESASVLEVTTYGFSGTDEAIINEAIDVSGGFALVLANAKAWLEHGIELQLIADRFPAEPA, from the coding sequence GTGAATGAGAAGATCGATCCGGTCGTTAAGACAAAGATGCTTTTTCGTGTGCCAGTTGACCGACTATTCGAAGCGATTGTGAACCCGGAGATCACGACCCGATTCTGGTTCACACACAGCAGCGGTCCGCTCGTTGCTGGCGAAATGGTGACCTGGGAATGGCGAATGTTTGGTGTCGCAACGCGTGTCGAAGTGCTACAAATCGAACCGAGTCAAAAAGTGGTGATGACCTGGGGAGAGTCGGGGAAGCGATCGACGGTCGAGTGGGACTTCACCAAGCATGGCGAGTCTGCTTCCGTGTTGGAAGTCACCACCTACGGCTTCTCGGGAACAGACGAAGCAATCATTAACGAGGCAATCGACGTATCGGGAGGATTTGCCCTCGTGTTGGCCAATGCCAAAGCCTGGCTAGAGCATGGTATCGAGCTTCAATTGATTGCGGATCGTTTTCCTGCCGAGCCCGCTTAA
- a CDS encoding inorganic diphosphatase translates to MTHAWHDVTPGEDIPREFCAVIEIPTGSSIKYELDKDTGLLRMDRMLYSAVHYPANYGFVPQTLAEDDDPLDVLVLCQEPVAPLTLITARAVGLMTMVDSGKLDHKIIAVAVTDPEYSSYTEASDLPIHRRNMLRRFFQDYKMLEGKTVEVDEILPAELALPIVNEALERYSNQRRRGFYRK, encoded by the coding sequence ATGACGCACGCTTGGCACGACGTGACCCCCGGTGAGGACATTCCAAGGGAATTTTGTGCGGTCATCGAAATTCCTACCGGCTCCAGTATCAAGTACGAGTTGGACAAGGATACGGGACTGTTGCGAATGGATCGCATGCTCTATTCGGCCGTCCATTATCCGGCCAATTACGGCTTCGTCCCGCAAACGCTGGCCGAAGACGACGACCCGTTGGACGTGCTGGTTCTGTGCCAGGAACCGGTCGCTCCGCTGACGCTGATCACCGCTCGTGCGGTGGGTTTGATGACGATGGTCGATAGCGGTAAGCTCGACCATAAGATTATTGCCGTCGCGGTGACCGACCCAGAGTATTCCTCGTACACCGAAGCCAGCGATCTGCCCATCCATCGGCGAAACATGTTGCGACGTTTCTTCCAAGACTACAAGATGTTGGAAGGCAAGACGGTCGAAGTCGATGAGATCTTGCCGGCCGAATTGGCTCTGCCGATTGTCAATGAAGCTCTCGAACGCTACAGCAATCAGCGTCGACGCGGGTTTTATCGGAAGTAA
- a CDS encoding glucose-1-phosphate adenylyltransferase, whose protein sequence is MRNVICLVLGGGRGTRLYPLTKYRSKPAVPLAGKYRLIDIPLSNCLNSQMNRIYVLTQFMSVSLHRHIRQTYRFDHFNGGFVELLAAQQTASEGSDWYQGTADAVRKNLRYIQQHGIEYVLILSGDQLYRMDYREMLESHIASGADVSIAGLPVHSKEAGGLGIMKIDETGRVKGFVEKPTTPEELAHVRTDPAWIDSRGIESKGRDCLASMGNYLFNRDTLVEVLEKTDYQDFGKEIFPAAIRSKHVQMHMFDSYWEDIGTIKAFYESNLATLSPKPPFEFVEEEAPIFTRARFLPPSMLMDSQVSTSMIADGCQIGAGCTIKNSVIGLRSVIGENVTIEDSVLMGCDYYSTKRECEQDASSGRPTMKIGAGSVIKGAIVDKNCHIGNNVRVVNSDNLPDKEYPEGVTIVDGIPVVEKGACLPDGWSLY, encoded by the coding sequence ATGCGTAATGTCATCTGCCTGGTGCTGGGCGGAGGCCGAGGAACCCGGCTCTACCCCCTGACCAAATACCGCTCGAAGCCGGCCGTTCCGCTCGCTGGCAAATATCGGCTGATCGACATTCCTCTGTCGAACTGCTTGAACAGCCAGATGAACCGTATCTACGTGCTCACGCAGTTCATGTCGGTTAGTTTGCATCGACACATTCGCCAGACGTATCGTTTCGATCACTTCAACGGCGGATTCGTCGAACTCCTGGCCGCTCAGCAGACCGCCAGCGAAGGTTCGGACTGGTATCAAGGAACCGCCGACGCGGTCCGTAAGAACCTGCGTTACATCCAACAGCATGGTATCGAGTACGTCCTGATTCTCTCTGGGGACCAACTGTATCGGATGGACTACCGCGAGATGCTCGAATCGCATATCGCTTCCGGTGCGGATGTCTCCATCGCCGGCTTGCCCGTTCATTCCAAGGAAGCAGGCGGTCTGGGCATCATGAAGATCGACGAGACCGGCCGCGTGAAGGGCTTCGTCGAAAAGCCAACGACGCCGGAAGAACTTGCTCACGTCCGCACCGATCCAGCTTGGATCGATTCACGCGGCATCGAGAGCAAGGGCCGCGACTGCCTGGCCAGCATGGGCAATTACTTGTTCAATCGCGATACCCTGGTCGAAGTGCTCGAGAAGACTGACTATCAAGACTTTGGTAAAGAAATCTTCCCAGCTGCGATCCGCAGTAAGCACGTGCAGATGCACATGTTCGATAGCTACTGGGAAGACATCGGAACGATCAAAGCGTTCTACGAATCGAACCTGGCCACACTGTCGCCCAAGCCGCCATTCGAGTTCGTCGAGGAAGAAGCTCCAATCTTCACTCGCGCACGCTTTCTGCCGCCAAGCATGCTGATGGACAGCCAAGTCAGCACGAGCATGATTGCCGACGGTTGCCAGATCGGCGCCGGCTGTACCATCAAGAACAGCGTCATCGGTCTGCGAAGTGTCATTGGTGAGAACGTCACGATCGAAGACTCGGTCTTGATGGGCTGCGATTACTATTCGACTAAGCGCGAATGTGAACAGGACGCATCGTCTGGTCGCCCCACCATGAAGATCGGCGCCGGCAGCGTCATCAAGGGTGCGATCGTCGACAAGAATTGCCACATTGGCAACAACGTCCGCGTTGTCAACAGCGACAATTTGCCGGACAAAGAGTATCCCGAAGGCGTCACCATCGTCGACGGCATCCCCGTCGTTGAAAAAGGTGCCTGTTTGCCGGATGGCTGGTCGCTGTATTAA
- a CDS encoding SRPBCC family protein, translated as MNDFGKATNDDTVRMERLLPGPIERVWNYLTDSEKRGTWLAKGEMELQVGGKVELNFLHASLTPHVEQTPERFEQMECGFGFSGTVTECDPPRLLAFTWGGDTSEVKFELTSQGEKVLLVITHTRLRGPSEMTMVAAGWHTHLGILQDNLAEQTPRPFWSTFEAVEKEYKQRFAE; from the coding sequence ATGAATGATTTCGGCAAAGCGACCAATGATGACACCGTTCGAATGGAACGGCTGTTGCCGGGACCGATCGAACGCGTATGGAACTACCTAACCGATAGCGAGAAGCGGGGGACGTGGCTGGCGAAAGGGGAAATGGAACTTCAGGTTGGGGGCAAGGTCGAACTGAACTTTCTCCACGCCAGCCTCACACCTCATGTCGAACAAACGCCGGAGCGCTTCGAGCAAATGGAATGTGGTTTCGGCTTCAGCGGTACCGTCACCGAATGTGATCCGCCGCGCCTCTTGGCATTTACCTGGGGCGGCGACACATCCGAGGTGAAGTTTGAATTGACCTCGCAAGGAGAAAAGGTCTTGCTGGTTATCACACATACGCGGCTTCGCGGGCCGAGTGAGATGACAATGGTTGCCGCCGGATGGCATACCCACTTGGGGATTCTGCAGGACAACCTAGCCGAGCAAACGCCCCGACCGTTTTGGTCCACATTCGAAGCGGTCGAGAAGGAATACAAGCAGCGTTTTGCCGAGTGA
- the map gene encoding type I methionyl aminopeptidase, whose product MLHGRRHLQLVDSERDAMRVACQFNAELMDYIRPHVKAGVKTIELDRLIHAYTLDHGHTPACLNYQGYPKSCCISVNEVICHGIPDNYELKDGDIVNVDLTSIVEGWHGDQSETFLIGEVSPEAKKVTQCAFDCLYLAIDAIYPECRVSEIGRVIVEEAKKYNFGVVEEFVGHGLGRRFHQDPSIPHVPTRAAHSVRLLPGVCFTIEPMINVGGAATQLDPNDGWTVRTRDRSLSAQFEHTILMTENGPEILSLTKNGPQKGHQF is encoded by the coding sequence ATGCTTCACGGACGTCGTCATCTTCAACTGGTTGATTCCGAACGAGACGCCATGCGGGTTGCTTGTCAGTTCAATGCCGAACTGATGGACTACATCCGTCCGCATGTGAAGGCAGGCGTCAAAACGATCGAGCTTGATCGCCTCATTCACGCCTACACGTTGGATCACGGTCACACCCCGGCTTGTTTGAACTATCAGGGCTACCCCAAAAGCTGTTGCATCAGCGTCAATGAAGTGATTTGTCACGGGATTCCGGACAATTACGAATTGAAAGATGGCGACATCGTCAACGTCGACCTGACTTCGATCGTTGAAGGTTGGCACGGCGACCAGTCTGAAACTTTCCTGATTGGCGAAGTCAGCCCGGAAGCGAAGAAGGTCACGCAATGTGCGTTCGATTGCTTGTATCTCGCGATTGATGCGATTTACCCCGAGTGCCGTGTGTCGGAAATCGGCCGTGTTATCGTGGAAGAAGCGAAGAAGTACAACTTTGGCGTGGTCGAGGAATTTGTCGGTCACGGTCTGGGGCGTCGTTTCCACCAAGATCCTTCCATTCCACACGTTCCCACGCGAGCCGCTCACTCGGTCCGCTTGCTGCCTGGCGTTTGCTTCACGATCGAACCGATGATTAACGTCGGCGGCGCCGCCACCCAACTCGATCCAAACGACGGCTGGACCGTCCGAACTCGTGACCGCAGCTTGAGCGCCCAGTTCGAGCACACGATTCTGATGACCGAGAATGGTCCTGAAATCTTGTCGCTCACGAAGAATGGTCCGCAGAAGGGACACCAGTTCTAA
- a CDS encoding sodium:solute symporter family protein, with protein sequence MNLEIDPSLKWLLATTMILYVVGMYLIGYYAQRKIHGTVDFLVAGRKLPLSLAWMTLLATWFGAGTLLASADEVRREGLQAAALDPFGAGVCLLLAGMFFAGPLWRMELLTVPEFFRRKFGVSAELLSSCIMVPSYFGWVAAQFVALAGVLQLFFGIDPMIGLTLVAVIGTGYTLMGGMWSVTLTDAVQIALVLIGLLILAAVSLGELGGGSIWTGLARISKETDPAMLEPFPTKNVAAFLGWLGVFLTGALGNLPGQDLMQRVFAAKSAATARWACIVAGLCYLSFGLIPLLLALVGNLLFPDDVTSEILPALAHAFLHPAVAVVFVVALLSAVLSTIDSAILSPASVLAENVLAKFSGHDSLTLNRLSVLGVALCSLALAYAGQDAYALLEAAYVLTLVGLFIPLTIGIYSRPQNGRPALASMIVGTGVWGIHFVSGLETFLQGVPLIGGWELPLSLAATGCSLLAYFAVEPPWRIKWESPERTSTNAEPPHPS encoded by the coding sequence ATGAACCTGGAAATTGATCCGTCTCTCAAGTGGTTGTTGGCGACAACGATGATTCTATACGTAGTCGGCATGTATCTGATCGGATACTACGCCCAACGCAAGATTCATGGTACGGTAGACTTCCTCGTAGCGGGCAGGAAGCTCCCGCTTTCGCTTGCCTGGATGACATTGCTCGCGACTTGGTTTGGGGCAGGCACTCTCCTGGCATCGGCCGACGAAGTTCGCCGTGAAGGCCTGCAAGCAGCCGCACTCGATCCTTTCGGCGCTGGTGTTTGCCTGCTATTGGCCGGGATGTTCTTTGCCGGTCCCTTGTGGCGGATGGAACTCTTGACGGTGCCTGAGTTCTTTCGCCGTAAATTTGGCGTTTCCGCTGAGTTGCTTTCGTCGTGCATTATGGTCCCCAGCTACTTTGGTTGGGTCGCGGCCCAGTTTGTCGCATTGGCAGGTGTCTTACAACTGTTCTTCGGAATCGATCCGATGATCGGATTGACGCTCGTCGCCGTCATCGGAACCGGCTATACGCTGATGGGAGGCATGTGGTCGGTCACCCTGACTGATGCGGTTCAAATCGCCCTGGTGCTGATCGGTCTTCTAATTCTGGCTGCCGTATCGCTGGGCGAATTGGGGGGTGGCAGCATCTGGACTGGCTTGGCCCGCATTAGCAAAGAAACCGATCCGGCGATGCTCGAACCATTTCCCACAAAAAATGTGGCGGCATTTTTAGGTTGGCTAGGCGTTTTTTTGACCGGTGCCTTGGGTAATCTACCTGGTCAAGATTTGATGCAGCGCGTGTTTGCCGCCAAGAGCGCGGCCACGGCTCGTTGGGCCTGTATCGTCGCCGGGCTATGCTACCTCTCATTCGGTTTGATTCCCCTGCTGCTGGCCTTGGTGGGCAATCTTCTGTTTCCGGACGACGTTACTTCCGAGATTTTGCCAGCCCTGGCCCATGCCTTCCTGCATCCTGCGGTTGCTGTGGTATTCGTCGTGGCACTTTTGTCCGCGGTGCTGTCCACGATCGATAGCGCAATTCTTTCCCCCGCGAGTGTGCTTGCCGAGAACGTCTTGGCCAAGTTTTCAGGACATGACTCGCTGACGCTGAATCGACTCTCCGTGCTGGGCGTTGCCTTGTGTAGCTTGGCACTCGCTTACGCTGGCCAAGATGCCTATGCGTTGTTAGAAGCAGCGTACGTCCTGACGCTTGTGGGCCTTTTCATTCCACTGACGATTGGAATCTACAGCCGACCCCAAAATGGTCGCCCTGCTCTGGCCAGCATGATCGTGGGGACAGGAGTCTGGGGGATTCACTTTGTATCCGGACTCGAAACGTTTTTACAGGGCGTGCCGCTTATTGGCGGCTGGGAACTTCCGTTATCTTTGGCTGCCACCGGCTGTTCGTTACTCGCTTACTTCGCGGTGGAACCACCCTGGCGAATTAAATGGGAATCGCCAGAGCGTACATCGACAAATGCCGAGCCTCCTCATCCCAGCTAG
- a CDS encoding rhamnogalacturonan acetylesterase, translated as MKMLPPIVTLAFVLSPVFAWSDEPTSNSDEEGPVRVVIIGDSTVCEYPAERPDRGWGQFIAEAFHNGSVEVSNLAKSGRSTKTFIAEGRWKKALAKNPHYVLIQFGHNDSHDADRPESTDSRTDYQENLRRYVDDARMIGADPILVTPMVRRTFDAEGKIAETQLDMNKRLGSYAQAMRTVAKQKGVPLIDLYAASKELAEKLGPEASARMSPKKGDRTHFNKEGARAMAVLVLEPLREAAPGLEKHWKPSEN; from the coding sequence ATGAAAATGCTTCCCCCCATCGTAACGCTCGCGTTTGTGCTTTCTCCCGTTTTTGCCTGGTCTGACGAGCCGACCTCGAATTCGGATGAAGAGGGCCCTGTTCGAGTGGTCATCATTGGTGATTCGACGGTTTGCGAATACCCGGCTGAACGACCTGATCGTGGCTGGGGACAGTTTATCGCTGAGGCTTTTCACAATGGATCGGTCGAGGTCTCGAATCTGGCGAAGTCTGGCCGCAGCACGAAAACGTTCATTGCTGAAGGTCGCTGGAAGAAGGCCTTGGCAAAGAATCCTCATTACGTGCTGATCCAGTTTGGTCATAACGACTCGCACGATGCCGATCGGCCAGAGTCAACCGATTCCCGAACCGACTACCAAGAGAACCTCCGACGCTATGTAGACGATGCTCGGATGATCGGCGCGGATCCGATTTTGGTTACGCCGATGGTTCGTCGCACCTTTGATGCCGAAGGGAAGATCGCCGAAACTCAGCTCGATATGAACAAACGTCTTGGTTCGTACGCTCAGGCCATGCGCACGGTCGCGAAACAAAAGGGTGTTCCGCTGATTGACCTTTACGCGGCGAGTAAAGAATTGGCCGAGAAGCTTGGGCCGGAAGCGAGCGCGAGGATGTCACCTAAGAAAGGGGACCGAACGCATTTCAACAAAGAAGGCGCACGGGCAATGGCCGTACTGGTCTTAGAACCACTTCGTGAAGCGGCACCTGGGTTGGAAAAGCACTGGAAGCCGTCAGAGAACTAG